In the genome of Polaribacter atrinae, one region contains:
- a CDS encoding ABC transporter ATP-binding protein, with amino-acid sequence MIEVDNLHKGFGEVKVLKGITATFLPGETSLIIGESGSGKTVFIKSLIGLHTPEEGTISFDGRINTKFTENEKQQWRQEIGMVFQGSALFDSQTVEENVMFPLKMFTDQSQAEMLERVNFVLNRVNLENSNKKLPAELSGGMQKRVAIARAIVMNPKYLFCDEPNSGLDPRTAIVIDNLIQEITDEYKITTVINTHDMNSVMEIGEKIIFLKEGQKAWEGTSEDIFKTDNEAVVDFVYSSNLFKKVREAYLNEKKYK; translated from the coding sequence CTTCCGGGAGAAACCAGTTTAATAATTGGAGAAAGTGGTTCTGGTAAAACGGTTTTTATTAAATCTTTAATAGGTTTGCATACACCAGAAGAAGGAACTATTTCTTTTGATGGTAGAATAAATACCAAATTTACAGAAAATGAAAAGCAGCAATGGAGGCAAGAAATTGGTATGGTTTTTCAAGGAAGTGCATTATTCGATTCTCAAACGGTAGAAGAGAATGTAATGTTTCCATTAAAAATGTTTACAGATCAATCGCAAGCAGAAATGCTAGAGCGCGTAAATTTTGTTTTAAATAGAGTTAATCTAGAAAATTCTAATAAAAAGTTACCAGCAGAACTATCTGGAGGTATGCAGAAAAGAGTTGCTATTGCTAGAGCAATTGTTATGAACCCTAAATACCTTTTTTGTGATGAACCAAACTCTGGTTTAGATCCAAGAACTGCAATTGTAATTGATAATTTAATTCAAGAAATTACAGATGAATATAAAATTACAACCGTAATTAATACACATGATATGAATTCTGTCATGGAAATTGGAGAAAAAATAATTTTTTTAAAAGAAGGTCAAAAAGCTTGGGAAGGTACCAGTGAAGATATATTTAAAACTGATAATGAAGCAGTTGTAGACTTTGTGTATTCTTCTAATTTATTTAAGAAAGTAAGAGAAGCATATTTAAATGAAAAAAAATATAAATAG